One genomic segment of Vibrio sp. SCSIO 43136 includes these proteins:
- a CDS encoding ABC transporter permease, which yields MQQAIDISWPLLLLFSFTLLIPIGIGTHYRLGINKDILIGALRMTLQLLCVGVYLEYLFTTDNMWLNLLWVALMIAIGASAILDKAKVPKTLLFIPVSIGLLLGLAPMILLLCWVVVKPTPMFGAQYVIPLCGMLLGNSLSGNIVALQNLFSAFEQRKPEYEAAISLGASIDFATLPFVRDAMQKALAPILASMATTGLVTLPGMMTGQILGGTSPLIAIKYQLVIMIAILVMMSLSIMTALRLSIRKAITPEGRVKVSLKPQ from the coding sequence ATGCAACAAGCCATAGACATTAGTTGGCCCCTACTACTGCTCTTTAGCTTTACCTTGCTCATCCCGATTGGTATCGGTACCCACTACCGCCTTGGCATCAACAAAGATATTCTCATTGGTGCGCTGCGCATGACGCTGCAATTGCTGTGTGTTGGTGTGTACTTGGAATACCTGTTCACCACCGACAACATGTGGCTAAATTTACTTTGGGTCGCCTTGATGATCGCAATTGGCGCTAGTGCCATTCTCGATAAAGCGAAAGTACCCAAAACGCTGTTGTTCATACCTGTCAGCATTGGGCTACTGTTAGGGTTGGCTCCGATGATTTTGCTACTGTGCTGGGTTGTGGTCAAACCAACACCTATGTTTGGCGCTCAATACGTTATCCCTCTGTGTGGCATGCTGCTCGGGAACAGTTTAAGCGGCAATATTGTCGCCCTACAAAACTTATTTAGTGCCTTTGAACAGCGAAAGCCTGAGTATGAAGCGGCGATCAGCCTAGGAGCTAGTATTGACTTTGCCACCTTGCCTTTTGTTCGTGATGCGATGCAAAAAGCGCTCGCTCCCATTTTGGCGTCGATGGCAACCACCGGGCTGGTAACATTGCCAGGCATGATGACTGGACAAATATTAGGTGGTACTAGCCCACTCATTGCCATTAAATATCAATTAGTCATCATGATCGCAATTTTGGTAATGATGTCGCTCTCGATAATGACCGCCTTACGCCTTAGTATCAGAAAAGCAATCACACCAGAGGGGCGAGTGAAAGTTTCGCTAAAACCCCAGTAA
- a CDS encoding nuclear transport factor 2 family protein, giving the protein MNKRTLLTVLFTSSLLSSLISPAHSEETAMGMLGDATQINNEALWPKPQNPVAQGSENSEALKVVQGFFTAYGQGDMDALKQFVAEDVEWHIPGRHALAGTKRGIEEFTDFFAKLGQAGFKAEVMILAANDTYVIDAHRGYSTSADQNIDINWILLYQIKDGKIQRVQNFSGDLYSSDAFFDEFFAN; this is encoded by the coding sequence ATGAACAAACGAACCCTATTGACTGTTTTATTCACCTCTTCACTGTTATCTAGCTTAATCAGCCCAGCTCACTCAGAGGAGACAGCCATGGGCATGCTCGGCGACGCCACCCAAATTAATAACGAAGCCTTGTGGCCAAAACCACAAAATCCAGTGGCTCAAGGTTCTGAAAATAGCGAAGCGCTCAAAGTGGTACAGGGCTTCTTTACCGCCTACGGGCAGGGAGATATGGATGCGCTCAAGCAGTTTGTCGCTGAAGATGTGGAATGGCATATCCCGGGTCGCCATGCGCTGGCTGGCACCAAACGAGGGATCGAAGAATTTACCGACTTTTTTGCAAAGCTTGGTCAAGCTGGATTCAAAGCAGAAGTGATGATCCTTGCAGCGAATGATACTTATGTCATCGATGCCCATCGCGGATACAGTACTAGCGCAGACCAAAATATCGATATCAATTGGATCCTTCTTTACCAAATAAAAGATGGAAAGATCCAAAGAGTGCAAAACTTTTCGGGAGATTTGTACAGCTCAGATGCCTTCTTCGATGAATTTTTTGCAAACTAA
- the torE gene encoding trimethylamine N-oxide reductase system protein TorE: protein MSNVNKVETQETRSLEWKSFLIIAVVLFPVLSVALVGGYGFIVWMLQVFFMGPPGAHG from the coding sequence ATGAGTAATGTTAACAAAGTCGAAACGCAGGAGACTCGCTCGTTAGAGTGGAAGTCATTTTTGATTATCGCTGTTGTTCTCTTCCCGGTGCTGAGCGTCGCATTGGTCGGTGGGTATGGATTTATCGTGTGGATGCTTCAAGTGTTCTTCATGGGGCCCCCTGGTGCACACGGTTAA
- the torC gene encoding pentaheme c-type cytochrome TorC: MKSYLLKLWRTMTRPAVHISLGVLTLGGFVAGVIFWGGFNTALEATNTEEFCVSCHTMRDNVYQELQHTVHWKNHSGVRATCPDCHVPHNWTDKIARKMQASKEVFAQIFGNYDEPGAFEARRLELAKHEWDRFSANGSLECKNCHNYESMDFELMSPTARIQMKQAAEKDQSCLDCHKGIAHNLPAGMDSIGGIVGDLEALATNTSYNAGSKLVSVRHLPVYFSEKAETEAGLLNPASEVTVLDVKGDMMQIEIDGWRKAKGFGRVIQEDFGMNIAMGSLLKEAALSDDVVTKGEKKVDDLTGLPWEKVAVKVWMKQESMLEDVSPIWEKASEAYKVNCSTCHTQPDEAHFDANTWPGMFNGMLAFVNFDTDSEALVLKYLQKHSSDFAEGHH; encoded by the coding sequence ATGAAATCTTATTTACTAAAACTATGGCGCACCATGACTCGCCCTGCAGTACACATCAGCTTGGGTGTACTAACTCTTGGCGGTTTTGTGGCAGGCGTAATTTTTTGGGGTGGCTTTAACACCGCTTTAGAGGCGACTAACACCGAAGAGTTCTGTGTTAGCTGTCACACCATGCGAGACAACGTGTATCAAGAATTGCAGCACACCGTGCACTGGAAAAACCATTCTGGTGTACGTGCAACTTGTCCTGATTGTCACGTACCTCATAACTGGACAGACAAAATCGCTCGTAAGATGCAGGCATCTAAAGAGGTATTTGCTCAGATCTTTGGTAACTATGACGAACCGGGTGCGTTTGAAGCTCGTCGTCTTGAGCTAGCAAAGCATGAGTGGGATCGATTCTCGGCCAATGGCTCTCTTGAGTGTAAAAACTGTCATAACTACGAATCGATGGACTTCGAACTGATGTCACCAACGGCTCGTATTCAGATGAAACAAGCGGCAGAGAAAGATCAGAGCTGCTTAGATTGTCACAAAGGTATCGCACACAACCTTCCTGCAGGAATGGACAGCATTGGCGGTATCGTGGGCGACCTAGAAGCGCTAGCAACCAATACTTCGTATAACGCAGGTTCAAAACTAGTGAGTGTTCGTCATCTACCTGTGTACTTCTCAGAAAAAGCAGAAACAGAAGCAGGCCTTCTAAACCCTGCGTCTGAAGTGACTGTCCTTGATGTCAAGGGCGACATGATGCAAATCGAAATCGATGGCTGGCGTAAGGCGAAAGGTTTTGGTCGAGTAATCCAAGAAGATTTCGGTATGAACATCGCAATGGGTTCATTGCTAAAAGAAGCGGCACTGAGCGATGACGTGGTCACTAAAGGTGAGAAGAAAGTTGATGACCTGACGGGTCTTCCTTGGGAAAAAGTTGCCGTAAAAGTTTGGATGAAGCAAGAGTCCATGCTTGAAGACGTTAGCCCTATTTGGGAGAAAGCGAGCGAAGCATACAAAGTCAACTGTTCTACCTGTCACACCCAGCCAGATGAAGCGCACTTCGACGCAAACACTTGGCCTGGCATGTTCAACGGTATGCTGGCATTCGTAAACTTTGACACCGACAGTGAAGCGCTAGTGCTTAAGTATCTACAGAAGCACTCATCTGATTTCGCTGAAGGTCATCACTAA
- the torA gene encoding trimethylamine-N-oxide reductase TorA: MAITRRSFLKGVATTSAASVIGPSLLASAAAQASDDIGLGTWKISGSHWGAFRARVYAGKVQEVKPLEVDKHPTDMLNGIKGIIYSPSRVRYPMVRLDWLKKHKYASETRGNNRFIRVTWDEALDLFYRELERVQKDYGPWALHAGQTGWRQTGQFHSCNNHMQRAIGLHGYSVKKVGDYSTGAGQTILPYVLGSTEVYAQGTSWQHILDNSDNIVLWANDPVKNLQVGWTCETHESFAYLEKLKEKVANKEINVLSVDPVKNKTQRYLKNDHLYINPQTDVAFMLAVAHTLYNEDLYDKEFIKTYCLGFDEFIAYVQGETKDKIERTPEWAAEICGVSADKIREFARMLVNGRTQLLFGWCIQRQEHGEQPYWMGAVIAAMVGQIGLPGGGVSYGHHYSGIGVPSTGFGAPGSFPLNVDTGQSPKHTNQDFNGYSRTIPVARWVDCLLEPGKKINANGAKITLPAVKMMVFSGNNPWHHHQDRNKMRKAFKNLQTVVAIDFAWTATCRHSDIVLPACTQFERNDIDGYGAYSGRGLVAMHKLVDPMFQSKTDFEIMTELTRRWGRSADYTRGMDEMQWVRSLYNDCKASNKGKFDMPEFDEFWEQGFLDFGEGKPWVRHEAFRKDPELNALGTPSGFIEITSRKIGRYGYEHCQEHPMWFEKSERSHGGPGSEKHPYWLQSCHPDKRLHSQMCESEEFRATYAVQGREPIYINPQDAKAKGIKDGDLVRVFNDRGQLLAGAVVSESYSPGVVRIEEGAWYGPMNEKIGALDTYGDPNTLTQDIPSSELAQATSANTCLVDFEKFTGKVPPVTAFGGPIEVS, encoded by the coding sequence ATGGCTATTACACGAAGAAGTTTTCTAAAAGGTGTAGCAACGACGAGTGCTGCATCGGTTATCGGTCCGAGCCTGCTTGCATCAGCAGCGGCTCAAGCCTCAGACGATATTGGTCTAGGCACTTGGAAGATCTCTGGCTCACACTGGGGTGCATTCCGCGCCCGTGTTTATGCGGGTAAAGTTCAGGAAGTTAAGCCGCTTGAGGTAGATAAACACCCAACCGATATGCTTAATGGCATCAAGGGTATCATTTACAGCCCATCTCGTGTGCGTTACCCAATGGTGCGCTTAGATTGGTTGAAGAAGCACAAGTACGCTTCTGAGACTCGTGGTAACAACCGTTTTATCCGTGTGACATGGGATGAAGCACTGGATCTGTTCTACCGTGAACTAGAGCGTGTCCAGAAAGATTATGGTCCATGGGCACTGCACGCAGGTCAAACAGGCTGGCGTCAAACAGGTCAGTTCCACAGTTGTAACAACCATATGCAACGTGCTATTGGTCTTCACGGTTACTCGGTGAAGAAAGTTGGTGACTACTCAACAGGTGCGGGTCAAACTATCTTGCCGTATGTTCTAGGCTCGACAGAGGTGTATGCGCAAGGTACTTCTTGGCAGCACATTCTAGATAACAGTGACAACATCGTACTTTGGGCCAACGATCCCGTTAAAAACCTGCAAGTAGGCTGGACATGTGAAACCCATGAATCTTTTGCTTATCTTGAGAAGCTGAAAGAGAAAGTTGCCAACAAAGAGATCAATGTTCTGTCTGTAGACCCAGTTAAGAACAAGACTCAGCGCTATTTGAAAAATGATCATCTATACATCAACCCACAAACCGACGTGGCGTTCATGTTGGCGGTTGCGCATACGCTTTATAACGAAGACCTGTATGACAAAGAGTTTATCAAGACTTACTGTTTAGGTTTTGACGAGTTTATTGCCTACGTGCAAGGTGAGACTAAAGACAAGATTGAACGTACGCCTGAGTGGGCAGCAGAGATCTGTGGTGTGAGCGCTGACAAGATCCGTGAGTTTGCTCGCATGCTGGTCAATGGTCGCACACAGCTATTGTTTGGCTGGTGTATTCAACGTCAAGAGCACGGTGAGCAGCCTTACTGGATGGGCGCTGTTATCGCCGCAATGGTGGGGCAAATCGGTCTACCAGGTGGTGGTGTTTCTTACGGTCACCACTACTCAGGTATCGGTGTACCATCAACAGGTTTTGGCGCCCCAGGTTCGTTCCCACTTAACGTGGATACAGGACAGTCACCAAAACATACTAACCAAGACTTCAATGGTTACAGCCGCACCATTCCTGTGGCGCGCTGGGTTGATTGTTTGCTTGAACCAGGCAAGAAGATCAACGCCAATGGCGCTAAGATCACGTTGCCAGCCGTGAAGATGATGGTGTTCAGTGGTAACAACCCTTGGCACCACCATCAAGACCGTAACAAGATGCGTAAAGCATTTAAGAATTTGCAGACGGTTGTTGCGATCGACTTTGCCTGGACAGCGACTTGTCGCCACTCAGACATTGTTCTGCCTGCGTGTACTCAGTTTGAGCGTAATGATATCGACGGCTATGGTGCATACTCTGGTCGTGGTTTGGTTGCTATGCATAAGCTGGTGGACCCAATGTTCCAGTCTAAGACTGACTTTGAAATCATGACGGAGCTTACACGTCGTTGGGGACGTTCTGCTGACTACACCCGTGGTATGGATGAGATGCAATGGGTTCGTTCTTTGTACAACGACTGTAAAGCGTCAAACAAAGGCAAGTTCGACATGCCAGAGTTTGATGAATTCTGGGAGCAAGGCTTCCTAGATTTTGGTGAGGGTAAGCCATGGGTTCGTCACGAAGCCTTCCGTAAAGACCCTGAGCTAAATGCACTGGGTACTCCGTCAGGCTTTATTGAGATTACCTCTCGCAAGATCGGCCGCTACGGTTATGAACACTGTCAGGAACACCCAATGTGGTTTGAGAAATCTGAGCGCTCTCACGGCGGTCCGGGTTCTGAAAAACACCCATACTGGTTGCAATCTTGTCACCCTGACAAGCGTCTGCACTCCCAGATGTGTGAGTCTGAAGAGTTCCGTGCAACCTATGCTGTACAAGGTCGTGAGCCGATCTACATCAACCCACAAGATGCCAAAGCAAAAGGCATCAAAGATGGTGATTTGGTTCGAGTGTTTAACGATCGTGGCCAGCTGCTTGCTGGTGCCGTGGTTTCTGAAAGCTACTCACCAGGTGTCGTACGTATCGAAGAAGGGGCATGGTATGGCCCGATGAATGAGAAAATCGGGGCGTTGGATACTTACGGCGATCCAAACACGCTAACTCAGGATATTCCGTCTTCGGAACTTGCGCAGGCGACATCGGCAAACACTTGTTTGGTGGACTTTGAGAAGTTCACTGGCAAAGTACCGCCAGTGACAGCCTTTGGTGGGCCGATAGAGGTCAGCTAA
- a CDS encoding methyl-accepting chemotaxis protein codes for MKSIIDKFTVKQILYIIGGVASVSLLCDLAIIFVPEVIEHKEVLAEIFIVLNILVLVAIYLLGQMVLRPLKVFSVHMDQLCAFDLREGPVCSWLKRHPTRRDEFAQLALKLKAFREPIHELMGKLTQESIVQLSESQNKISKVLERNLENVTRESQQTEQVATAATELSATAADVSSNAMQAESATKAAQSEVEESTATLKRSDDISNRINQSITDSVDIVNQLKEHSEKISSVIEVITSVSEQTNLLALNAAIEAARAGESGRGFAVVADEVRSLAGKTQHATGDIQSSINELQSLSQKAHELMSTNFDLVKESQVIGSDLYRSFNNISEKVSEISDVNELVSTAAQEQLSVTNDISARMEEINMLTQQNIESSTNAAQDNQKISSLTSHLRKQTSAFTV; via the coding sequence ATGAAAAGTATTATAGATAAATTCACGGTTAAACAGATTTTATATATTATTGGGGGTGTAGCCTCAGTTTCACTATTATGTGATTTAGCCATTATATTTGTGCCAGAGGTCATTGAGCATAAAGAGGTATTGGCTGAAATTTTCATCGTCCTGAATATTCTTGTTCTAGTTGCTATCTATTTATTGGGACAGATGGTGTTGCGTCCGCTTAAGGTCTTTAGTGTACATATGGATCAATTATGTGCATTTGATTTACGTGAAGGTCCAGTCTGTTCTTGGCTAAAACGCCATCCAACGCGTCGCGATGAATTTGCTCAATTAGCCCTAAAACTCAAAGCTTTTCGTGAGCCTATTCATGAGTTGATGGGCAAATTAACTCAAGAGAGCATTGTTCAGCTGTCTGAAAGTCAGAACAAGATATCCAAGGTACTTGAACGTAATTTGGAAAATGTAACAAGAGAGTCGCAACAGACAGAGCAAGTGGCTACGGCGGCAACTGAGTTATCTGCGACGGCGGCCGATGTCTCCAGCAATGCGATGCAGGCAGAATCTGCAACAAAAGCAGCTCAGTCTGAGGTAGAAGAAAGTACGGCAACTCTTAAGCGCTCTGATGACATTTCTAACCGTATTAATCAGTCAATCACAGACTCAGTTGATATCGTTAATCAATTAAAAGAGCACTCAGAAAAAATCAGCTCGGTGATTGAAGTCATCACTAGTGTTTCTGAACAAACTAATTTACTTGCACTCAACGCCGCTATTGAAGCTGCACGAGCAGGAGAGTCGGGGCGCGGTTTTGCGGTTGTTGCTGATGAGGTTCGTTCACTTGCAGGCAAAACTCAGCATGCTACCGGGGACATACAGTCGAGCATCAACGAACTGCAAAGTCTGTCGCAAAAAGCGCATGAGTTAATGAGTACCAACTTCGACTTAGTTAAAGAGTCACAAGTGATTGGTAGTGACTTATACCGCTCATTTAATAATATTTCTGAAAAAGTGTCTGAAATTTCAGACGTCAACGAACTAGTTTCTACTGCGGCGCAGGAGCAACTGTCAGTGACTAATGATATCTCTGCTCGAATGGAAGAGATCAACATGCTCACTCAGCAAAATATTGAAAGCTCGACCAATGCCGCTCAAGATAACCAGAAGATTAGCAGCCTCACTTCTCACCTTCGCAAGCAAACTTCAGCGTTTACTGTATAA
- a CDS encoding manganese-dependent inorganic pyrophosphatase has translation MILVVGHKNPDSDSICGALVATELLKARGLEAKAIRQGEINRETQHILETAGMDQPELRTSVAGEKVWLVDYTDLAQAPDDINDAEILGIVDHHRLGDVMTVNPLEAWIWPVGCTCTILFNLFKMEEAEITKPLAILMMSAILSDTVGFASPTCTQKDKDAVEQLAAIAGVEDLDAFIKALLIAKTNIEGLSAAELVEKDLKAYPFNERDVVVGQVELATLEQVDGMIEALEADLDKRCEEQGLAFAAVMLTDITTAQTRLLYKGEWAEKLVKHEKDGVLMMENTLSRKKQGWPWLQTELA, from the coding sequence ATGATTCTAGTTGTCGGTCATAAGAACCCAGATAGCGATAGTATTTGTGGCGCATTGGTAGCAACTGAGCTACTTAAAGCTCGTGGTCTTGAAGCGAAAGCGATTCGTCAAGGCGAAATCAACCGCGAAACACAGCACATTCTTGAAACTGCAGGCATGGACCAACCTGAACTACGCACTAGCGTAGCAGGCGAGAAGGTATGGCTTGTAGACTACACTGATCTTGCACAAGCGCCAGACGACATCAATGATGCCGAGATCCTAGGTATTGTTGACCACCACCGTCTAGGTGATGTGATGACAGTGAATCCGCTTGAAGCTTGGATCTGGCCAGTTGGCTGTACTTGTACCATCCTGTTCAACTTATTCAAGATGGAAGAAGCTGAGATCACTAAGCCTCTTGCTATCCTAATGATGTCAGCAATCCTATCTGACACTGTAGGCTTCGCATCGCCAACTTGTACTCAAAAAGATAAAGACGCAGTAGAGCAGCTAGCTGCTATCGCTGGTGTTGAAGATCTAGACGCTTTCATCAAAGCACTATTGATCGCTAAGACCAACATTGAAGGTCTATCAGCGGCTGAGCTTGTAGAAAAAGATCTTAAAGCTTACCCATTCAACGAGCGTGACGTTGTTGTTGGTCAAGTTGAACTTGCGACACTTGAGCAAGTAGATGGCATGATCGAAGCACTAGAAGCAGACCTAGATAAGCGTTGTGAAGAGCAAGGCCTAGCGTTTGCAGCAGTAATGCTAACAGACATCACTACAGCGCAAACTCGTCTACTTTACAAAGGTGAGTGGGCAGAGAAGCTGGTTAAGCACGAAAAAGATGGTGTGCTTATGATGGAAAATACTCTAAGCCGTAAGAAGCAAGGCTGGCCTTGGCTTCAAACTGAGCTTGCTTAA
- a CDS encoding transposase yields MTTARRQLVSVDATPYYHCVSRCVRRSFLCGIDAVTNISYEHRRAWIETKIQDLTHTYCIDVCAYAVMSNHFHLVLHINRAKAYDLTAEEVIDRWALSHKLPALIKKWQLKQLSCEAEELKCLDIIEVWRERLWSLSWFMKELNYDIACKANLEDECSGHFWESRFKSQALLDEKALAAAMAYVDLNPVRSGIASTPESSEFTSIKARITALRQNLETAPCLHPFVGSKDNKSLDGLPFRLIDYIELVDWTARQFRPDKWSLENTLPPILVRLDLPHASWLRACTQLERKHATAIGDASRLEHAKTALRKSKINLYQIE; encoded by the coding sequence ATGACCACTGCAAGAAGACAACTCGTCTCCGTTGACGCCACACCTTACTATCATTGCGTTTCACGCTGTGTGAGGCGCAGTTTCTTATGCGGAATAGACGCTGTTACTAACATCAGCTACGAACATCGAAGGGCGTGGATCGAAACTAAAATTCAAGACCTTACGCATACCTATTGTATCGATGTATGTGCGTATGCAGTGATGAGCAATCACTTTCATCTAGTACTTCATATCAACCGTGCAAAAGCCTATGATTTGACTGCAGAAGAAGTGATTGATAGATGGGCTTTATCTCACAAACTCCCTGCTCTCATTAAGAAATGGCAACTAAAACAACTTTCTTGTGAAGCTGAAGAGTTGAAATGTTTGGATATCATAGAGGTATGGCGTGAGCGTTTATGGTCTTTAAGTTGGTTCATGAAAGAGCTTAATTACGACATTGCTTGTAAGGCTAATCTGGAAGATGAATGCTCAGGACATTTCTGGGAAAGCCGATTTAAAAGCCAGGCATTGTTAGATGAAAAAGCTCTTGCAGCAGCAATGGCCTATGTAGATCTAAACCCAGTAAGGTCAGGTATAGCCAGTACACCTGAAAGCTCAGAGTTTACCTCGATAAAGGCTCGGATCACTGCCTTACGTCAAAACCTCGAAACAGCCCCATGTCTCCACCCATTTGTGGGTTCTAAAGATAATAAATCCCTCGATGGCCTGCCTTTTCGACTCATTGACTACATTGAACTTGTCGATTGGACTGCTAGGCAATTTAGACCTGATAAGTGGTCTCTGGAAAACACCCTCCCGCCAATATTAGTTCGGCTCGACCTCCCTCATGCGAGTTGGCTTAGAGCCTGTACACAGCTAGAGCGAAAGCATGCCACTGCTATTGGCGATGCATCTCGATTGGAACATGCGAAAACGGCATTAAGAAAGTCTAAGATCAACCTATACCAAATAGAATAA
- a CDS encoding VOC family protein — MENLNTVEIKSFVPAKNFERSKQFYQTVGFEMASEFEGIAYFKSGTCSFLLQDFYEPIHSRNFMMHLLVEDAQSWYEHILKLDLDIEFGVKITELVEQPWGMLEFCMTDPSGVLWRIAENK; from the coding sequence ATGGAAAACCTGAATACAGTTGAAATAAAGTCTTTTGTCCCTGCGAAGAACTTTGAACGCTCCAAGCAATTCTATCAGACAGTAGGCTTTGAAATGGCCTCTGAGTTTGAGGGCATTGCTTACTTCAAATCAGGTACTTGTTCATTCTTGCTCCAAGATTTCTATGAACCTATTCACAGTAGAAACTTTATGATGCACCTATTAGTCGAAGATGCACAAAGTTGGTATGAGCATATTTTAAAACTGGATTTAGACATAGAGTTTGGAGTAAAGATTACTGAATTGGTTGAACAACCATGGGGAATGCTTGAATTTTGTATGACAGATCCTAGTGGGGTATTGTGGCGCATTGCTGAAAATAAGTAG
- a CDS encoding helix-turn-helix transcriptional regulator, with amino-acid sequence MEKPILNTLGRNLQNLRIAKGLSLSQLALEAGIAKSNLSRIEQGSGNPTIDTIWRLAKQLDVPFGSLVVSMAAPIDDDGVQVKLIEQGMDNPQVDAYWMSCAPNIEHRSDAHSNGTTETITVITGHVETGVEGSSHCLSAGESVKFPADKPHMYKTGDLWTTLLVTITYAKREVQDGL; translated from the coding sequence ATGGAAAAACCAATTCTTAATACCCTAGGTCGAAACTTGCAAAATCTGCGTATAGCGAAGGGACTGTCGCTGTCTCAGCTTGCGCTAGAGGCAGGGATCGCTAAATCAAATTTATCCCGCATAGAGCAGGGTAGTGGTAATCCAACCATTGATACCATCTGGCGTCTTGCTAAGCAGCTTGATGTACCATTCGGAAGTCTGGTGGTCTCAATGGCAGCCCCTATCGACGATGATGGCGTGCAGGTAAAACTGATTGAGCAGGGAATGGACAACCCTCAGGTTGATGCGTATTGGATGTCTTGTGCGCCTAATATCGAGCATCGCTCAGACGCTCACTCCAATGGTACGACTGAAACAATAACAGTGATAACCGGCCATGTAGAAACTGGTGTTGAGGGGAGTAGTCACTGCCTATCTGCTGGTGAAAGTGTCAAATTTCCAGCTGACAAACCGCACATGTATAAAACAGGTGATCTTTGGACTACTTTGCTGGTGACCATCACTTATGCCAAAAGAGAGGTGCAAGATGGATTGTAA
- a CDS encoding AzlC family ABC transporter permease, which produces MDCKTTTLQRSPWLEGVKDALPLMGGYVPVAISFGLIATQSGFGIWETVAISILIYAGASQFLFIAMIASGAPWWLVLVMTLLINARHVVYGPNIAKYMSNSPWWIVLMHGLTDQIFALALTRFPQLAPNERMGWYIGAGLMAWMSWISGTAMGAIAGEELIGRFPLLETVLPFALPALFLVLLAPRFNSRLWLITLAGTSIVALTIKLFGFNNAAIPLAACCGALLYYATKHRQDKRSLSHE; this is translated from the coding sequence ATGGATTGTAAAACCACCACTTTACAACGTTCTCCATGGTTAGAGGGGGTGAAAGATGCCTTACCTCTGATGGGTGGCTATGTTCCTGTAGCGATCTCGTTTGGTTTGATAGCCACTCAATCTGGGTTTGGGATCTGGGAAACCGTCGCTATTTCTATACTCATATACGCAGGAGCATCTCAGTTTTTGTTTATCGCTATGATTGCTTCCGGAGCACCTTGGTGGCTGGTGTTGGTTATGACCTTGCTTATCAATGCTCGCCACGTAGTGTATGGGCCCAATATAGCGAAATATATGTCTAATAGCCCATGGTGGATAGTGCTAATGCATGGCTTAACTGACCAGATTTTTGCGCTCGCATTGACTCGTTTTCCTCAGTTAGCGCCGAATGAGCGCATGGGTTGGTACATTGGAGCTGGCCTTATGGCTTGGATGAGTTGGATCTCTGGTACAGCCATGGGCGCTATAGCAGGTGAAGAACTGATAGGACGTTTTCCATTGCTTGAGACCGTATTACCCTTTGCTTTACCTGCTCTATTTCTGGTTTTACTTGCGCCCAGATTTAACAGCAGACTTTGGTTGATTACCTTAGCTGGCACATCGATAGTAGCGCTGACCATCAAGTTATTTGGCTTCAACAATGCTGCCATTCCACTTGCTGCGTGTTGTGGTGCACTTCTTTACTATGCGACCAAACATCGTCAGGACAAAAGGAGCCTATCCCATGAGTGA
- a CDS encoding AzlD domain-containing protein, whose amino-acid sequence MSDSIWAIILLISIGTFLLRALPTWWVVRRIRKENAEGTSNEVPEWLNVLGPTMIAAMFGTSLIPVSPSALSWFATGLGVVATLLVWSKTKTLGLPVFAGVLVFGLTIYLGA is encoded by the coding sequence ATGAGTGATTCAATTTGGGCAATTATCCTATTAATTTCCATCGGTACGTTCTTGCTACGAGCCCTACCTACATGGTGGGTGGTACGCCGAATTAGAAAGGAAAATGCTGAAGGGACGAGTAATGAAGTCCCAGAATGGCTCAATGTATTAGGACCAACCATGATCGCAGCGATGTTTGGCACTTCGCTGATCCCAGTAAGCCCATCAGCCCTATCTTGGTTTGCCACTGGTTTAGGTGTTGTAGCAACATTACTAGTATGGTCAAAAACGAAGACGTTGGGTTTGCCTGTGTTTGCGGGAGTTCTGGTCTTTGGCCTCACCATTTATCTAGGCGCATAA